Part of the Quercus robur chromosome 5, dhQueRobu3.1, whole genome shotgun sequence genome, GGGTAATAGTCGGTGGTTTAGTCGGTGGCTTTGGCTATATATACTGATGacaatctcttaaaaaaaaaattgtaatctttagaattcttttattttagtaaaGCAGGTGCAGgcagaagagagagaaatcctaTCCTATCCTAATGATGGAGATGAGAAAACATCATAGAAggagtagtagtagtagtagtgtAATCTCATACTACGAGAATTCGGATGTCCACAAGCGAAGAAAGAGGACGGCCACGGCTATTGATGATCTCCCAATAGATCTAGTGTTAGAAATATTGCATCGGCTGGATCTGAAATCCGCCACGCGATGCAAGTCTGTCTCAAAGGAATGGTGCTCTGTTATCACTGATCCTTTTTTCGCTAGATGCTTTGTTAACTACAACAACAGTCGGCCAATAGTGGATCATTGCCCCTTTACCTTGCTACTCCAGTGCACTAATCGGCGAACAAAGAATGGACATCTCCTCTTGCCATTGGAGGAGGAATCTTATTTTAAATCTCTGCCTTACATTCCACCAATGTATCAAGAACAACGCCACAATGAGTTCAACATTCAAGCTTCGTGTCATGACTTGTTCTTATGCTCTGAATCTGCAGTTGTTAGTGATCATAGTACTCCCTTTTTTTACTATGTCATTAATCCAATTACTAGGCAATGGACTGCCCTTCCTCCACTTCCACATCAATACACCGCATCAGTAGTAAGGCGGCGGCCTCTGATTGGGTTCATATGTAACTCCGGTGACATTCTTCAGCTTAGTTTTAGAGTGGTGCTCATTCCTGAATTTGAGGGCATGTCAACGGAATTCAAGGTGTACATATTCTCATCCGACACAAGTAAATGGAGTGAGTCTCTGGTGTCGTGCCCGGCCCTTGAAGGATTTGATTTGACTTCTTTTGCCTTCCCCGCTGTTCCTTATAATGGCTTGCTATTTTGGTGTAGTAGGGATGGCTCCCTTTTTGGGTTCGATCCTTACAACAGTGGATGCTATCGATTCATtcagaagcccctagaattgGACACTTCCTTCGCTAATGGGCGCCTTGGAGTATCTCGCGGTGCCTTGAGGATGGCCCGGATTTCGGGCTTCGATCCTTACGACTACTTCTCTGATCCTGTTTTATGCGTTTGGGAGTTCAAAGATAAAGGAGAGGAAGGAGGCAAATGGTGCTTAGAGCACCAGCTGTATATCAAGAAATATTCTGCTTTGATGGTCCTAGCCTTTCATCCAAATGACCAGGATATCATGTATTTGGTGATTAATTTTAAGGTGGTATCATGCAACTTGCGCAGAAAAACACTGGAAGTGGTTCGCGATTTGCCAGATCCTTACTTTTCCGATGGCAAAAATGTCTTCAACTTTGTGCTCCCTTGTTGGCCAACTCCCATTCATTCTTCTCCCTTCCTATAAGTGAAGGCAGCCTATCTATTCTACTGCTTGCTAATGCTAATGCTAGCTTGTGTCTTTAAAGCTTTTTGCCTTTTGGGGGTTTCCGTATTATGGTTTGCCTAAATTAGGCTTTTGTGAATTCCCCTCAAAACTTTTAACCTAgcaaaatatgtatttttaaaaaattttcataatctaTTTTTTATGGATAGTGGATGCTTATCAATTATTGAATGTAAAACTAGTTATTGTAATTTTGAATGAGATGAATATTATAGCCTTGCATGGGCCTCTTCTGTTTTCCTAGTTGTTGTAATTTTGAATGAGATGAATGTATATGTAACTTTTGTTGAACTATCTTGCGCCTTATATAGCAACCACATGTCGGGATAAGGAGTGGAATCtgtttgttataatatttactGTCATAGTCGTAGATTTGATGTTTCTTGGAGGTGGATTGTTAATTTAATGCGAGATAAGATTTGAGTTTTCCTGAGGGAAGAGATCTTGGTGCTTTATTCGGAGGCAGGGAACTGAATTTATTGCGTTGGTATTTAGAACCATTGTGAATCTGATTGACAGGATCTAAAAGTAGGTGAGTTTGGCAATTGTGGAGGCTTATTTGGAGGCGGCATGGAATTTAGGAGTTGAATACAGAAATCAAACTTTGACACAAGTGTTAGTTCATTATTTGTCATTCAGATTCTATAATCTGATTTAAGCTAAGCTCCACCCCaggaaatttgaatttaaccCTTAGAAATTAACCCACCTTGTCTATCATGGTTGTAGTAAGCCTTTTTCAACTCTTTTATCTGGTTGCTGAAGCGGACAATAGAAAGCATCTAAAGAGTAAAACATAAAGGCTTCAGTAAGGCTATTGAGCATTCTTCTTTCTTAAATAGTTGAATAATTCTTTAAATCATATTCTGGTTTTGTCAGCTCACAATTGCTGTATCACATGAATTAGCCCATCTATGGCTTGGCAGTCTGGTAACAATGGAATGGTGGAGTCATTTATGGCTTAATGAGGGATTTGCAACATGGGTAAAATTGAGTCATCTCACATAACTGCTTCCACTTGCTGGCTATTGCAATACATTCATTTTCTTGTTTGAATCTGTATTTGATCTTAAATTTCCAGGTAAGTTATATGGCCACTGACAGGCAACAGCATGTTTCCTTAGTGGAATATATGGACTCTATTTCTTCTAAAAACAAATGATGGCCTGCGTATGGATGCACTGGAACAATTGCATCCTATTGAGGTAAGGAAGTGAATGCTTCTGTTAAAAGTTGCAAATAGTACATCATTTAAGCATGTTATATTATTGAGGTAAGGAAGTGAATGTAGTGATAAAATCAacaatctttttaatttcaaactaCTTCCTAAAATGGCATGTTTTACTAGATTTTCAAGAGCCGCAATGAACATCATCAAAGTAAATGTATTGACACAGTCAACTTAGTGTGTGCGTGTTTGTGTGTTCACATGCATATGCATCTGTTGTCAGAGTGTATGGACCACTACCTAGTAGGAGGGAGGTGACAGTGCAGGGAAATATCCAATGATCCAACTCCAAATATTGAAGCACTAATTTTACTATATTATAAGCCCGTCTCAATTATGAATTCAATTGAGAAAAAATTGTGAGGAAATTTCTATATAAAACATAACTTTGACGTGTAATTCAACTCTGTCCATCACATGATATTTGGCATATTTGCAGGTCGAGGAACCCCAGGCTTGTTCAATAGGGGAATTATTTGATTCTATCAGCTACAAAAAGGGATCTTCTGTCACTCGAATGTTGCAGGGTTATCTTGGTATGGCACATTTCAGGAGGGATGGTTCATGTTCTTGACTTATAGTTGGGTTATTTTTATATGGAGCACCAAATATTGATTCTGTTTTTTTATAGTAGAACCTTCTCATTTCTTGGAAAATATATACCAAACTAATGCTTGGCATTTCTTAGTTAATGTCATTTGTTTTATAAAGCTTTAATGGCTCTCTTATCCATTAAGCAGGTTTGGCACTTTATAATTGTCAAGGCTATTAtgtaatttatgtttatttcttattatataTGTTAACAATGCCATTATAGTCTTCACTTATTCAATGGactaaaagaatatatattgaTACCACATGGGCTCAAAAATTTAGAGTGGATGGGGTTTGACTCAGTGTGTAGGATGCTTTTGCCATGTAACACCTTCTAGGTATTTTCTTGGGCAGAGACTCTTGCTCCAGTGTCTGTTCTTCTTTTAGAATCCATATATATGTGCCGTGTCACTTATATTTGTCAAATTGGAAGCTTTCTTTGATCACTTATTCCACTAATAATCGTGGTCACTAATGTGTACAATGTATAATTTCTCAATGCAGTAGACCTTATTATCACtttttcatggaaaatattctTGGTAACAAAAATGCTACCAtgaacatttttcttttgtcaACATGTTCTGCACACAAATTTATGAAACTGACTGAAGGGAAAGGTCTGAATTATATTCCTGTAGTAATTTGCACTTCTTGAACATGATCAAAATTTCGCTGTGTAGCAAGTGGATAGAAAATTAACTTTGACTAAATTACATATATAACTCTGTGACTTCTTATTTGAACCAGAAATCCTTAAGTTAGCACATAAAAAGATATGTTGGAAAGAATTCAAGGACATATGATTTATGGGGCGTTCTTTCAGAGAACTCTGGTGAACTCAATTCAATGATGGATgcttggtaaaaaaaaaaaaaaaaaaagggatttccAGTTATCTCTATAAAATCCAAAGATAATATTTTGGAATTTGAACAAGTATTATTATCAAGGCAATAGTTGAATTATAAGGCAATGATGCTTTTATCTTTTGAGCACTGTTTGTTACACACATGTATGTATAGAACGAAGGTTCAACCCACATTATACATGTGTGTAATAAGTTTTAGACTTATATTTTTAATGTGAACTTTAATTTTGTGTTGAAGTTGTTGCTTGTACTTGCAATGTGTGTTTTTTATCATACACCAGTGCACATTGATTTGTGCTGTAGACTAATGTTAGAAAGAATATACGTATATAAGTTAGTGACCAACATTTATTGAAGCTGATATATGCTGCCCCCAACCACCCTCCTGAACTTTTCATGCATTGTCACTTCATTCTTCTTTTTACTTTCATTGGATATGGATAACATTTCAGTtgaaaattctgtatgtttgaGAAGACTTATTGAGGTTGTACATGTTCTAGGATAACTTGGTTCCTTTGAATTGGAATAATGAATGCACATGGCTTTGGTTTTTGTCTATACGACTGTATCTTCATGTTGAGTCATCTGCTTTGGACAGtacaatataattttcttgGGCTGGCTCTTGTAAAATGTCATTCAACTCTAGCTGTGTCTTCCGTTTACAAGCTCATACACTACAGAAATATTGGGCACTTGTTGAGTTTCATAAATTCAATTGATGTCAGCTGATTCATAATTGTTGAATTTGAGTGCAGATCTTTACCAGTTGCTATTTGGGATTTATCCGATTGATGGATGCTGAGAAGAAGATCTTTGACCTAGTGTATTCAAGTGAAGATCCTATATGTTCTCTATCTCAACGATCAGATGATGTCAAGTGCTTATATTTTAGCGAGGGCTATGGACGTTTGAATATATGGGATGAGAGGGTTAGGAAATGCTCAACCCAATCGAAATTGCATGCACATAGGATTAACTCCATTGATTTTAACTCACAAAACTATAACATCATGGCTACTAGTTCATCAGATGGAACTGCCGCCATATGGGATTTGAGAAGTATTAAAGTAGATCAACCCAGACCTCTGGAGGAAGTTGGCCACGATAAGGCTGTGCAGTCTGCCTACTTCTCACCCTCTGGAAGCTCCCTCATAACCACAAGGTATATAGTGTTGTATAATAactttgattttcaaattaaatatctTACGACCTGTTAGAAATATATATGGTAGTTTGCTTCTTACTATTTGATAACAATTTAGAGAATATAATCTATGCTTGTATATATGAttagttaaaaaattttaaaaataaagttggCTCTTTTACACTGTGTATGCTATTTTCCAATACTAGTTAAATGCTGATTGAGTGCATTACCTCATAAACCACTTGCTGAAAAAGCTAGATTCAAGTTGatccctttattttattgttgttgtgagATTTTAGGGATTTCTAGCTactaaaattattgtttctgtttttttgcCTAATTCCCATATATTGATTATATTAGTTATCTTGTTATGAGTTAAAGTATAATCTAACATGGATATTTTGAATAAACTGTATATGATCTTAATTCTAGGAATTGATTTTCAATTGTCTTCATGTAGCATGGACGACACAGTTGGTATAGTGACTGGTGTTAATTTTGAGCACACTTCAAAGATTAAGCATGATAATCAGACATGCAATTGGACTTCTTCTTTCAGGTAAGAAATTTTTCCAGATCATCAAATGCTGATGTGTCTTTCTTTTGTTGAACCATCTGCTTGATGTTCTATGGCAAATATGACAATTCTGTATTGAACTTTGTTAATGTTCCTTAATAACAACCTTTTGCCGGTCtctaaatttttcttgaacACATGATTACAGAAGAAACTGCTGCCTTGTTGTCATCAAAATAATGGTGCTTAATTTTAAAGGGATGGATTCAATTGAATGATATGGACCTTGGATATTAATTTtgcatttcatttattttattttatttttaattattattataagaaCTAGCAAACTGTATTTAGCACAACAATCCGCACCTAAAATCtgcaaaaaatcaaaccaaaccagCAGCTAAGATTGCAACACAACTTATACAACAAACAAAACTAACCAAGAACCCAGACTCCTGAACAATTATCTCTTCTTTCCACCCGTTAACACTGAACAAGAGATACCCCTGAGATTGCAGAGGTTtctgttatttttcattttttggtttcagAACCAtttctaaaggaaaaaaataaaacaatttaaacactattatttttattttgatgacaAGCAAAATTTAGAGACCAGCAAAAGGTTGTTATTAAGGAACAATAACAAACTTCTGTAGCAAATGATTGTCATATTTGCCATAGAACATCAAGAAAATGGTTCAACAAAAGAAAGACATAAGCATTTGATAATCTGGCAAAAATTCATACCTGAAAAAAGCAATCCGTGAGTTTATCTGATTATCAAGCTCAACCATTGAAATGTGCTCAAAATTAACTAAAGTCACTATACCCACCGTGTTGTCCATGCGACATGAAgacaattgaaaattaattccTAGAATTCAGGTCATATACAGATCTGTTCAAACTAGACCCACATTAGATTCCATACCCTAACTCTTAACAAGTTAACTAACACAAATTAATTAGTAGCTAGAATATGCAATTAggggaaaattaaaaacaaaaacaagaatttgaaTGTTAGTATACCTAAAAACAGGAAACTAATTAGTAGCTAGAAATCCTTATAATCTCAAAACAACAACTATAAAATAAAGGGATCAACTTGAAGTCTTGAAATCTGGCTTTTTCAGCAAGTAATTTATAAGGTAAAATCATATAAAGAAGCATAGATTATAATCTCTGAAGTGTACTCAATTTCTAACAGGCTATAAGATATTCAATCTGAAAATCAAAGGTTTAAAACAACACTACATACCTTGTCGTTGCAAGGGAGCTTCCGGAGGGTGAGAAGTAAGCAGACTGCACAGCCCTATTGTGACTAACTTCCTTCAGAGGTTTTGGGTTGATCTACATTAACACTTCTCAAATCCCATATGCAGGCGGTTCCATCAGAGGAACTAGCAGCCATGATGTTAAAGTTTTCTGAATTAAAGTCTATGGAGTTAATCATCCTTTCATGCAAATTCCATTGGGTTGAGCATTTCCCAACCCTCTCATCCCAGATATTCAAACCTCAACGACCCTCGCCAAAATATAAGCAAATGACATCATTTGATCGTTGAGATAGAGAATATATAGAATCATGACTTGAATGCATGAGCTCAAGTACCTCCTTCTCAGCATCCATCAATCGGATAAGTTTAGAACAACTGGTGAAAATCTACACTTAAATTCAACAATTATGAATCAGCTGACATCATATGAATTTACAAAACTCAGCGTGTCCAATAATTCTAGTGTAAGAGCATGTAACCGGGAAGACAGCTAGAGTCGAATGGCATTTTAAAAAATCCAGCCAAAGCAATTATATAGTACTGTCCAAAGCAAATGACTCAACATGAAGATACAATCATACAGACAAAGCAAAGCCATGTGCATTCattattcaatttcaatggaAAGAACGTATCCTAGAGCAGGTAAAACCACATTAAGTCTTCTCAAGAATGCAGAATCTTCAGCAAAAATGTTAACCGAAATGTTACCAATATTCAATCAAGGTAAAAAACAATGACATGCTAATGCATGACAATTTCAGGAGGGTGATTGGGGGATGCCTATATCAACTTCAACAAATGTTGTTCATCAACTTATATAAGTGATATTCATTCTAACATTAGCCTATTGCTCATATCAATGTGCATTGGTCTATGacaaaaaaacatatacatTGCAAGTACAACAAAGATTAAAGCTCacattaaaaagataaaatcatTAATGCCTTGTAATTCACCTATTACCTATTTGTGTACATATCTTATAAAGAAATGGTTCTGCTACTCCAATTCACATCTAACCAATCCATAGTTTTGCATAAGCAAAAAAATAGTGGCAAACACCATTGATATCTACTAAATCAGTAGTGGCCCTCTCATTTCTGAATTCCCTCACAGAAACTTTTACGTTACTACTAAAAAAATCAGCACCTTCCTCAGGATACCATGTGTTAGATAGTAAGATTGTTGAATGTTGTTGTAAgagaaaatgggcatttgcccttagtttttaaaatatctgGCACAATGTCCccattttgaaactatttagcaaaagaACAAGACTTAAGTACAGTATTTAGTTGCTGTTCTTTAGCttcccctcttaagattctgtcatgtagattttttctcatgggaaggaagtatattttttagttaagtagttacatggcagaatcttaagaggggaacctaaggtattgtacctaagttttgtccttaacAAAATGTCTATGTTTTTCAAACTCGATTTTAACAGAATTGAGTTTTGTGTGAAACTCGATATCTTCAAAATCAAGTTctgtgtatatttttaagtgtaactCAACATTAGCAATGTCAAGttccacttaaaattttttgaaaatttaagtaatTGAACTTACCTAGAACTCGATTTTCAGAAAATCGAATTTCAAAACAGAGACACGGTGCTTAAGCcctgtttggttttttttttttttcatcactcatcactcctcactcaattttTGTCACTCATCGCTCATCATCCATCACTTATtacttaaaataccccaatttcCTATACCCACCCATTTGGCACACCGTTTTCACTTTACATCActcaaatttttcaacttttttgtgggacccatacTCGAGCACAAAATCAGATTGGTCACTCCTTAATATAAAGCCATGCCAGATTATGATATGGGCTAAAGCTATATCCATTAGTGATACTAAAAACAGACTGCTCACTCCTTGAATTTTGTGATTTGGCAGTTCTGCAGTAATGAAAAGGCCGATGAGATAGAAGCATTTTTTGCGAACCATATGCATCCTTCTTTTACCATGAGTTTGAAGCAAAGTATCGAGCAAATCTAACTCAAAGCGAGGTGGGTTGACAACAAAAGGCGATAGCAATCTCTACAAGACCTATTCAAACAATTAGCTCTCAAAAAATGCTAGTCTTCACCTTGCTTTCAAAACTATATTGTGAATGTAATTATGTTAGAATAATAAACTAAATACATTGCATGCTCAGCaacttgtgttatttatttaaggAGTTACATATGAAGAAATCAAAGCATCCAGTTGTTGATAAAACTGGAAGAGAGGGGTTCTGTAGAATGGACTGGACTGTTCATAATCATAATAAGTTGActgtaaataaaatatttccattagacttaagtttcaaatttaagtTGACATTTCTATTGGGAAAGTTTTTAATAAGtgattaaatattttctcaaataaGTTGGGTCATTAATGACAAGAGATTTCCGTTGATTTAGAATTGAGTATTGTTATGGGTACAAACTACCTAATCTAGCACATTTCATTTAGACTTTGCCTTATTGAATTAATTTGCACATTCATGTGAGGTGGAAAGGAATCCCCTAATTGAAAAGGAACACTATGAAATTAAGCTCATGTCTGtctttgtgatttttttaattaattaattattatttttgtgtgtgtacaTTTTATCTGgggtttgctttgatttttattggaaaattaataagttattttcaattcaattggtaaattcatattttatttccaaGTATAATACTACTTAATAGGGTTAGTCAATATTGAATCTTAAGAAACGACCATTGAGCTTTGCGCATTCttgtttaaaatgtaaaattttgaaatttggtgGATTGGGTAATTtaccaaattcaaaattcacCCGAGTGGGACAAATCTATCATCTCATCAATGTCACTATCATCATAACGATTAAAAAACTGAAACCCTAACATTACTCATGTATAAAACATGAGAAATTTAGAGAGAggttgagattttattttaccCATGGTTGAGTCGTCTTAgtgcttttcttcttctttctctgaTGGAATTGCCGGCGAGCACACATAGTGTGAGagattagggttagggttttgggGGAAGTGTGTTATATATAAGGTGGGCAA contains:
- the LOC126724963 gene encoding WD-40 repeat-containing protein MSI2-like isoform X2, which translates into the protein MDAEKKIFDLVYSSEDPICSLSQRSDDVKCLYFSEGYGRLNIWDERVRKCSTQSKLHAHRINSIDFNSQNYNIMATSSSDGTAAIWDLRSIKVDQPRPLEEVGHDKAVQSAYFSPSGSSLITTSMDDTVGIVTGVNFEHTSKIKHDNQTCNWTSSFSSAVMKRPMR
- the LOC126724963 gene encoding putative F-box protein At3g23970 isoform X1; the encoded protein is MMEMRKHHRRSSSSSSVISYYENSDVHKRRKRTATAIDDLPIDLVLEILHRLDLKSATRCKSVSKEWCSVITDPFFARCFVNYNNSRPIVDHCPFTLLLQCTNRRTKNGHLLLPLEEESYFKSLPYIPPMYQEQRHNEFNIQASCHDLFLCSESAVVSDHSTPFFYYVINPITRQWTALPPLPHQYTASVVRRRPLIGFICNSGDILQLSFRVVLIPEFEGMSTEFKVYIFSSDTSKWSESLVSCPALEGFDLTSFAFPAVPYNGLLFWCSRDGSLFGFDPYNSGCYRFIQKPLELDTSFANGRLGVSRGALRMARISGFDPYDYFSDPVLCVWEFKDKGEEGGKWCLEHQLYIKKYSALMVLAFHPNDQDIMYLVINFKVVSCNLRRKTLEVVRDLPDPYFSDGKNVFNFVLPCWPTPIHSSPFL